CTCGAAGCGGGTGAGCGCCTCGGCTGCCACGGCGACGCCCGTGCTGAGCTCGACTATGGGCTGGTAGACGGAGTGCCGGCCGAGCCCCGAGCACAGGGCGGCGACGCGGGTGTGCAGCGCGGCCCGCTCGCGGCGCGCCGCCCCCTCGCCGAGCGCCCGGTGGTGCAGGTCGTCGACGACCTGGGCGACGAGCCGTGCGGTGGTCAGGGCGTGCTCGTCGAGCTGCGGGGCGACGCCGCTGCTGATCATGCACAGCATGCCGTTCGGCGTGCCGTCGGGCGCGTGCAGCGGCACACCGAGATAGGAGCCGATGTGCAGCGCCAGGGTCACGTCGAGCCAGGTGGCGGCCGGCACGTCGCGCGCGTTCGGGATGAGCGCGGGCATCGTCCCGTTGAGCACGCGCGAGCAGTAGGCGTCGTTGAGCGAGGTGCGGGTCCCGACCGCCGGGCCGCTGTGCCCGGGTTCGACGTCGACGATGCGGAACACCTGCTCGGTCCCGACGAACTCGCTCGTCCAGCCGACGTCCATGCGGACGTGCTGGCGCAGCAGGTGGACCAGGCGCGCGCACGCGTCCTCGAGGGTCCCGTCGTGCGGGTGCGCGCGCGCGATCGCGTCGATCTCGACGGCGATGCCGTCGCTGCCCGTGCCGGTCACGTCCATGCCGACCCCCTGCTCCGGTGGCGGTCCCCCCGGCCGCCTCCTGCCACGAGGCTAGCCCCGCGCGCACGAGGAGGCCGCGCGAGGGCTGGTACGTCGCGTCGGCCCGCGCGGAGGGAGGCGGGCGCGACGGGGGCGGCGTCGCGCGCAGGACCGGGTCGAGCGGTCGCGCAGGGCTTGGCACTCCCGGTAGCAGAGTGCTAAAAAAGAGACGTAGCCAGTCCTCTCCGGACGGTTCCGGAGGGGGCCCGTACCGAGGCGTCGGACGGTCCGGTGCCTCGCCGCGAGGAGGTGATGGTCGTGGCTACGCGATTCGACCCGTTCCAGGAGATGGACCGGCTCGTCGGTCAGGTGTTCGGCTCCGCACGCGCTGCAGCGTCCATGCCGCTCGACCTGTTCCGGTCGGGGGACCACTACGTGCTCCACGCCGACCTCCCGGGCGCCGACCCGGGCACGATCGACGTGAACGTCGAGGACCAGACGCTGACGATCCGCGCGCAGCGCACCCACCAGGGTGCCGAGGGCGTGCAGTGGCTCGTGCAGGAGCGTCCGTCCGGCACGTACGTGCGCCAGCTGACCGTGGGTCGCGGCCTCGCGCTCGACAAGATCGAGGCGACGTACGCCGACGGCGTCCTCTCCCTGAC
The Cellulomonas sp. NS3 DNA segment above includes these coding regions:
- a CDS encoding sensor domain-containing phosphodiesterase, whose amino-acid sequence is MDVTGTGSDGIAVEIDAIARAHPHDGTLEDACARLVHLLRQHVRMDVGWTSEFVGTEQVFRIVDVEPGHSGPAVGTRTSLNDAYCSRVLNGTMPALIPNARDVPAATWLDVTLALHIGSYLGVPLHAPDGTPNGMLCMISSGVAPQLDEHALTTARLVAQVVDDLHHRALGEGAARRERAALHTRVAALCSGLGRHSVYQPIVELSTGVAVAAEALTRFEASDRAPAGWFAAAHSVGLGRELEVAAARCALDALRTPGRVPPGCAIAVNLSPELVVGALDELLDDVDVSRVVLELTEYAPVADYDALERALAPHRAAGLRVAVDDTGAGYASLTHVLRLRPDVVKVDMQLVRGVDTDPVRQALVGALARFCAVAGALVVAEGVETEDELVSLLDLGVGLGQGFFLEKPCREPRWDGFPHHATSLAAGGG
- a CDS encoding Hsp20/alpha crystallin family protein; the encoded protein is MATRFDPFQEMDRLVGQVFGSARAAASMPLDLFRSGDHYVLHADLPGADPGTIDVNVEDQTLTIRAQRTHQGAEGVQWLVQERPSGTYVRQLTVGRGLALDKIEATYADGVLSLTIPVAEEAKPRRIEVQHSASQAAAITQSGERADATG